From the genome of Kryptolebias marmoratus isolate JLee-2015 linkage group LG19, ASM164957v2, whole genome shotgun sequence, one region includes:
- the yy1b gene encoding transcriptional repressor protein YY1b isoform X1, with protein sequence MASGDTLYIETDGSEMPAEIVELHEIEVETIPVETIETTVVGEDDDEEDEDDDGQPMIALQPLVTDDPSSIHHHQEVILVQTREEVVGGDDSDLHTDGGGGFEDQILIPVPAPGVEDEYIEQTLVTVAGKSSVGRVKRGGSAGGKKAGKKSYLSGAEAGGRKWEQKQVQIKTLEGEFSVTMWASDDHKDIDHESVVEEQIVGENSPPDYSEYMTGKKLPPGGIPGIDLSDPKQLAEFARMKPRKVKEDDAPRTIACPHKGCTKMFRDNSAMRKHLHTHGPRVHVCAECGKAFVESSKLKRHQLVHTGEKPFQCTFEGCGKRFSLDFNLRTHVRIHTGDRPYVCPFDGCNKKFAQSTNLKSHILTHAKAKNNQ encoded by the exons ATGGCATCCGGAGATACGCTGTACATCGAGACAGACGGCTCGGAGATGCCCGCCGAGATCGTGGAGCTCCACGAAATCGAGGTAGAGACGATACCGGTGGAGACGATCGAGACCACCGTGGTCGGCGAGGACGAcgacgaggaggacgaggacgacgACGGGCAGCCCATGATCGCGCTGCAGCCGCTAGTGACGGACGACCCCAGCTCGATCCACCACCACCAGGAGGTGATCCTGGTCCAGACTCGGGAGGAGGTGGTCGGCGGGGACGACTCGGACCTGCACAcggacggcggcggcggcttcGAGGACCAGATACTGATCCCGGTTCCAGCTCCGGGCGTTGAGGACGAGTACATCGAGCAGACTCTAGTGACTGTGGCCGGGAAGAGCTCCGTGGGTCGGGTGAAACGGGGAGGCAGCGCCGGTGGCAAGAAAGCGGGCAAAAAGAGCTACTTAAGCGGCGCCGAGGCCGGTGGGAGAAAATGGGAACAGAAGCAGGTGCAAATAAAGACTCTGGAGGGAGAATTTTCTGTTACAATGTGGGCATCGG ATGACCACAAAGACATCGACCATGAGTCGGTGGTGGAGGAGCAGATTGTCGGGGAGAACTCCCCCCCGGATTACTCCGAGTACATGACGGGCAAGAAGCTCCCTCCCGGGGGCATCCCGGGCATCGACCTGTCCGACCCCAAACAGCTGGCTGAATTTGCCAG AATGAAGCCCAGGAAGGTCAAAGAAGACGACGCTCCCCGGACGATAGCCTGTCCTCATAAA GGCTGCACGAAGATGTTCAGGGATAACTCGGCCATGAGGAAGCACCTCCACACCCATGGGCCCCGCGTGCACGTCTGCGCGGAGTGCGGCAAGGCCTTCGTCGAGAGCTCCAAACTGAAACGGCACCAGCTCGTCCACACAGGGGAGAAACCCTTCCAG TGTACCTTCGAAGGCTGCGGGAAAAGGTTTTCCTTGGACTTCAACCTGCGCACGCACGTGAGGATCCACACCGGAGACCGGCCCTACGTCTGCCCCTTCGACGGCTGCAATAAGAAATTCGCCCAGTCCACCAACCTAAAGTCTCACATCCTCACACACGCCAAAGCCAAAAACAACCAATGA
- the yy1b gene encoding transcriptional repressor protein YY1b isoform X3, with product MPKWCAIYSCNNRHSVKDAGGKQTHRFFVFPAAGRQPERRRLWARACRRKDPVTRAAWAPKDSVKYVYVCSDHFITGKPVNVPGHPDYVLHLKIFDRKGKVVQTSQDGFSYDDSGAPVTANKLERFQRYLKLQKTRCSLELNEISAAVGTANTSQEETDGADKSHLPAADDHKDIDHESVVEEQIVGENSPPDYSEYMTGKKLPPGGIPGIDLSDPKQLAEFARMKPRKVKEDDAPRTIACPHKGCTKMFRDNSAMRKHLHTHGPRVHVCAECGKAFVESSKLKRHQLVHTGEKPFQCTFEGCGKRFSLDFNLRTHVRIHTGDRPYVCPFDGCNKKFAQSTNLKSHILTHAKAKNNQ from the exons ATGCCGAAGTGGTGCGCCATTTATTCGTGCAACAACAGGCATTCGGTGAAGGACGCGGGCGGGAAGCAGACCCACCGCTTCTTCGTGTTCCCGGCGGCCGGAAGGCAGCCGGAGAGGAGGCGGCTGTGGGCCAGAGCCTGCCGGAGGAAAGACCCGGTGACCAGAGCTGCGTGGGCTCCGAAAGACTCTGTGAAGTATGTTTATGTCTGCTCTGACCACTTCATCACAG GAAAGCCCGTCAATGTTCCTGGTCACCCTGATTACGTACTGCACCTAAAGATCTTCGACAGGAAGGGCAAAGTGGTACAAACCTCGCAGGACGGGTTCAGTTATGACGACAGCGGCGCTCCGGTCACTGCTAACAAGCTAGAAAG ATTTCAGCGGTATCTGAAGCTGCAGAAGACTCGATGTTCGCTCGAGCTGAACGAAATATCCGCCGCGGTCGGCACAGCAAACACCTCGCAGGAAGAGACCGATGGTGCTGACAAATCCCACCTTCCGGCTGCAG ATGACCACAAAGACATCGACCATGAGTCGGTGGTGGAGGAGCAGATTGTCGGGGAGAACTCCCCCCCGGATTACTCCGAGTACATGACGGGCAAGAAGCTCCCTCCCGGGGGCATCCCGGGCATCGACCTGTCCGACCCCAAACAGCTGGCTGAATTTGCCAG AATGAAGCCCAGGAAGGTCAAAGAAGACGACGCTCCCCGGACGATAGCCTGTCCTCATAAA GGCTGCACGAAGATGTTCAGGGATAACTCGGCCATGAGGAAGCACCTCCACACCCATGGGCCCCGCGTGCACGTCTGCGCGGAGTGCGGCAAGGCCTTCGTCGAGAGCTCCAAACTGAAACGGCACCAGCTCGTCCACACAGGGGAGAAACCCTTCCAG TGTACCTTCGAAGGCTGCGGGAAAAGGTTTTCCTTGGACTTCAACCTGCGCACGCACGTGAGGATCCACACCGGAGACCGGCCCTACGTCTGCCCCTTCGACGGCTGCAATAAGAAATTCGCCCAGTCCACCAACCTAAAGTCTCACATCCTCACACACGCCAAAGCCAAAAACAACCAATGA
- the yy1b gene encoding transcriptional repressor protein YY1b isoform X2 has protein sequence MASGDTLYIETDGSEMPAEIVELHEIEVETIPVETIETTVVGEDDDEEDEDDDGQPMIALQPLVTDDPSSIHHHQEVILVQTREEVVGGDDSDLHTDGGGGFEDQILIPVPAPGVEDEYIEQTLVTVAGKSSVGRVKRGGSAGGKKAGKKSYLSGAEAGGRKWEQKQVQIKTLEGEFSVTMWASDIDHESVVEEQIVGENSPPDYSEYMTGKKLPPGGIPGIDLSDPKQLAEFARMKPRKVKEDDAPRTIACPHKGCTKMFRDNSAMRKHLHTHGPRVHVCAECGKAFVESSKLKRHQLVHTGEKPFQCTFEGCGKRFSLDFNLRTHVRIHTGDRPYVCPFDGCNKKFAQSTNLKSHILTHAKAKNNQ, from the exons ATGGCATCCGGAGATACGCTGTACATCGAGACAGACGGCTCGGAGATGCCCGCCGAGATCGTGGAGCTCCACGAAATCGAGGTAGAGACGATACCGGTGGAGACGATCGAGACCACCGTGGTCGGCGAGGACGAcgacgaggaggacgaggacgacgACGGGCAGCCCATGATCGCGCTGCAGCCGCTAGTGACGGACGACCCCAGCTCGATCCACCACCACCAGGAGGTGATCCTGGTCCAGACTCGGGAGGAGGTGGTCGGCGGGGACGACTCGGACCTGCACAcggacggcggcggcggcttcGAGGACCAGATACTGATCCCGGTTCCAGCTCCGGGCGTTGAGGACGAGTACATCGAGCAGACTCTAGTGACTGTGGCCGGGAAGAGCTCCGTGGGTCGGGTGAAACGGGGAGGCAGCGCCGGTGGCAAGAAAGCGGGCAAAAAGAGCTACTTAAGCGGCGCCGAGGCCGGTGGGAGAAAATGGGAACAGAAGCAGGTGCAAATAAAGACTCTGGAGGGAGAATTTTCTGTTACAATGTGGGCATCGG ACATCGACCATGAGTCGGTGGTGGAGGAGCAGATTGTCGGGGAGAACTCCCCCCCGGATTACTCCGAGTACATGACGGGCAAGAAGCTCCCTCCCGGGGGCATCCCGGGCATCGACCTGTCCGACCCCAAACAGCTGGCTGAATTTGCCAG AATGAAGCCCAGGAAGGTCAAAGAAGACGACGCTCCCCGGACGATAGCCTGTCCTCATAAA GGCTGCACGAAGATGTTCAGGGATAACTCGGCCATGAGGAAGCACCTCCACACCCATGGGCCCCGCGTGCACGTCTGCGCGGAGTGCGGCAAGGCCTTCGTCGAGAGCTCCAAACTGAAACGGCACCAGCTCGTCCACACAGGGGAGAAACCCTTCCAG TGTACCTTCGAAGGCTGCGGGAAAAGGTTTTCCTTGGACTTCAACCTGCGCACGCACGTGAGGATCCACACCGGAGACCGGCCCTACGTCTGCCCCTTCGACGGCTGCAATAAGAAATTCGCCCAGTCCACCAACCTAAAGTCTCACATCCTCACACACGCCAAAGCCAAAAACAACCAATGA
- the yy1b gene encoding transcriptional repressor protein YY1b isoform X4 — MPKWCAIYSCNNRHSVKDAGGKQTHRFFVFPAAGRQPERRRLWARACRRKDPVTRAAWAPKDSVKYVYVCSDHFITGKPVNVPGHPDYVLHLKIFDRKGKVVQTSQDGFSYDDSGAPVTANKLERFQRYLKLQKTRCSLELNEISAAVGTANTSQEETDGADKSHLPAADIDHESVVEEQIVGENSPPDYSEYMTGKKLPPGGIPGIDLSDPKQLAEFARMKPRKVKEDDAPRTIACPHKGCTKMFRDNSAMRKHLHTHGPRVHVCAECGKAFVESSKLKRHQLVHTGEKPFQCTFEGCGKRFSLDFNLRTHVRIHTGDRPYVCPFDGCNKKFAQSTNLKSHILTHAKAKNNQ; from the exons ATGCCGAAGTGGTGCGCCATTTATTCGTGCAACAACAGGCATTCGGTGAAGGACGCGGGCGGGAAGCAGACCCACCGCTTCTTCGTGTTCCCGGCGGCCGGAAGGCAGCCGGAGAGGAGGCGGCTGTGGGCCAGAGCCTGCCGGAGGAAAGACCCGGTGACCAGAGCTGCGTGGGCTCCGAAAGACTCTGTGAAGTATGTTTATGTCTGCTCTGACCACTTCATCACAG GAAAGCCCGTCAATGTTCCTGGTCACCCTGATTACGTACTGCACCTAAAGATCTTCGACAGGAAGGGCAAAGTGGTACAAACCTCGCAGGACGGGTTCAGTTATGACGACAGCGGCGCTCCGGTCACTGCTAACAAGCTAGAAAG ATTTCAGCGGTATCTGAAGCTGCAGAAGACTCGATGTTCGCTCGAGCTGAACGAAATATCCGCCGCGGTCGGCACAGCAAACACCTCGCAGGAAGAGACCGATGGTGCTGACAAATCCCACCTTCCGGCTGCAG ACATCGACCATGAGTCGGTGGTGGAGGAGCAGATTGTCGGGGAGAACTCCCCCCCGGATTACTCCGAGTACATGACGGGCAAGAAGCTCCCTCCCGGGGGCATCCCGGGCATCGACCTGTCCGACCCCAAACAGCTGGCTGAATTTGCCAG AATGAAGCCCAGGAAGGTCAAAGAAGACGACGCTCCCCGGACGATAGCCTGTCCTCATAAA GGCTGCACGAAGATGTTCAGGGATAACTCGGCCATGAGGAAGCACCTCCACACCCATGGGCCCCGCGTGCACGTCTGCGCGGAGTGCGGCAAGGCCTTCGTCGAGAGCTCCAAACTGAAACGGCACCAGCTCGTCCACACAGGGGAGAAACCCTTCCAG TGTACCTTCGAAGGCTGCGGGAAAAGGTTTTCCTTGGACTTCAACCTGCGCACGCACGTGAGGATCCACACCGGAGACCGGCCCTACGTCTGCCCCTTCGACGGCTGCAATAAGAAATTCGCCCAGTCCACCAACCTAAAGTCTCACATCCTCACACACGCCAAAGCCAAAAACAACCAATGA